One Dama dama isolate Ldn47 chromosome 18, ASM3311817v1, whole genome shotgun sequence DNA window includes the following coding sequences:
- the LOC133072175 gene encoding platelet glycoprotein 4-like isoform X2 has protein sequence MGCDRNCGLITGAVIGAVVALFGGILMPVGDMLIEKTVKKESVLEEGTIAFKNWVKAGANVYRQFWIFDVQNPEEVAVNSSKIKVKQRGPYTYRVRYLAKDIITRDSKTHTISFLRPKGAIFEPSLSVGTENDTFTVLNLAVAYNNTADGVYKVFSGKDDISKVARIDTYKGKKHLSYWPSYCGMINGTDGASFPPFIEKNRVLQFFSSDICRSFYAVFGAEINLKGIPVYRFVLPPRVFASPLQNPDNHCFCTEKIISKDCTLYGVLDISKCKEGKPVYISRPHFLHASPEIAEPIEGLSPNEEEHSTYLDVEPITGFTLQFAQRLQINILVKPAKNIVALKGLKHNYLVPILWLNETATIGDEKAEKFRNQVTGKINLLGLVEMILMSVGAVMFIAFTISYCACRLKNAK, from the exons ATGGGCTGCGATAGAAACTGTGGGCTCATCACTGGTGCTGTCATCGGTGCAGTTGTGGCTCTGTTCGGGGGGATTTTAATGCCAGTTGGAGACATGCTTATTGAGAAGACAGTTAAAAAG gAATCTGTCCTTGAAGAAGGtacaattgcttttaaaaattgggttaaaGCAGGTGCAAACGTTTACAGACAATTTTGGATATTTGATGTGCAGAATCCAGAGGAAGTGGCAGTTAATAGCAGCAAAATTAAAGTTAAGCAGAGAGGTCCTTACACGTACAG agtccGCTATCTAGCCAAGGATATTATAACCCGAGACTCTAAGACCCACACAATCTCTTTCCTACGGCCCAAAGGTGCCATCTTTGAACCCTCGCTATCAGTTGGAACAGAGAATGACACATTCACTGTTCTCAACCTGGCTGTAGCA TACAACAACACTGCAGATGGAGTTTATAAAGTTTTCAGTGGAAAAGACGACATAAGCAAAGTTGCCAGAATTGACACATACAAAGGCAAAAA GCATCTCTCCTATTGGCCAAGTTATTGTGGCATGATTAATGGTACAG ATGGAGCCTCATTTCCACCTTTCATTGAGAAGAATCGGGTACTACAATTCTTTTCCTCTGACATTTGCAG GTCATTTTATGCTGTGTTTGGAGCCGAAATTAATCTAAAAGGAATCCCTGTGTATAGATTTGTTCTTCCACCCAGGGTTTTTGCATCTCCACTTCAAAATCCAGACAACCATTGTTTCTGCACAGAAAAAATTATCTCCAAGGATTGCACCTTATATGGTGTGCTAGATATTAGCAAATGCAAAGAAG GAAAACCTGTGTACATTTCACGTCCTCATTTTCTACATGCAAGTCCTGAAATTGCAGAACCTATTGAAGGCTTAAGTCCAAATGAAGAGGAACATAGCACATACTTAGATGTTGAACCT atAACTGGATTCACTTTACAATTTGCACAACGGCTGCAGATCAATATACTAGTTAAGCCAGCAAAAAATATTGT agcattaaagggtctgaagcACAACTATTTGGTGCCTATACTTTGGCTTAATGAG ACTGCCACTATTGGTGATGAGAAGGCAGAAAAGTTCAGAAATCAAGTAACTGGAAAAATAAACCTCCTTGGCCTGGTAGAAATGATCTTAATGAGTGTTGGTGCAGTGATGTTTATTGCTTTTACAATATCATACTGTGCATGTAGACTGAAGAATgcaaaataa
- the LOC133072175 gene encoding platelet glycoprotein 4-like isoform X1 — translation MGCDRNCGLITGAVIGAVVALFGGILMPVGDMLIEKTVKKESVLEEGTIAFKNWVKAGANVYRQFWIFDVQNPEEVAVNSSKIKVKQRGPYTYRVRYLAKDIITRDSKTHTISFLRPKGAIFEPSLSVGTENDTFTVLNLAVAATPHLYPSTFVQIILNVFIKNSNSFMFQKRTVKELLWGYKDPFLSSVPYSIPTTVGVFYPYNNTADGVYKVFSGKDDISKVARIDTYKGKKHLSYWPSYCGMINGTDGASFPPFIEKNRVLQFFSSDICRSFYAVFGAEINLKGIPVYRFVLPPRVFASPLQNPDNHCFCTEKIISKDCTLYGVLDISKCKEGKPVYISRPHFLHASPEIAEPIEGLSPNEEEHSTYLDVEPITGFTLQFAQRLQINILVKPAKNIVALKGLKHNYLVPILWLNETATIGDEKAEKFRNQVTGKINLLGLVEMILMSVGAVMFIAFTISYCACRLKNAK, via the exons ATGGGCTGCGATAGAAACTGTGGGCTCATCACTGGTGCTGTCATCGGTGCAGTTGTGGCTCTGTTCGGGGGGATTTTAATGCCAGTTGGAGACATGCTTATTGAGAAGACAGTTAAAAAG gAATCTGTCCTTGAAGAAGGtacaattgcttttaaaaattgggttaaaGCAGGTGCAAACGTTTACAGACAATTTTGGATATTTGATGTGCAGAATCCAGAGGAAGTGGCAGTTAATAGCAGCAAAATTAAAGTTAAGCAGAGAGGTCCTTACACGTACAG agtccGCTATCTAGCCAAGGATATTATAACCCGAGACTCTAAGACCCACACAATCTCTTTCCTACGGCCCAAAGGTGCCATCTTTGAACCCTCGCTATCAGTTGGAACAGAGAATGACACATTCACTGTTCTCAACCTGGCTGTAGCA gctACACCCCATCTCTATCCAAGCACATTTGTTCAGATAATACTCAATGTATTTATCAAAAACTCAAACTCTTTTATGTTTCAAAAGAGAACTGTGAAAGAACTATTGTGGGGCTATAAGGATCCATTCTTGAGTTCGGTTCCATACTCTATTCCTACCACAGTTGGTGTGTTTTATCCT TACAACAACACTGCAGATGGAGTTTATAAAGTTTTCAGTGGAAAAGACGACATAAGCAAAGTTGCCAGAATTGACACATACAAAGGCAAAAA GCATCTCTCCTATTGGCCAAGTTATTGTGGCATGATTAATGGTACAG ATGGAGCCTCATTTCCACCTTTCATTGAGAAGAATCGGGTACTACAATTCTTTTCCTCTGACATTTGCAG GTCATTTTATGCTGTGTTTGGAGCCGAAATTAATCTAAAAGGAATCCCTGTGTATAGATTTGTTCTTCCACCCAGGGTTTTTGCATCTCCACTTCAAAATCCAGACAACCATTGTTTCTGCACAGAAAAAATTATCTCCAAGGATTGCACCTTATATGGTGTGCTAGATATTAGCAAATGCAAAGAAG GAAAACCTGTGTACATTTCACGTCCTCATTTTCTACATGCAAGTCCTGAAATTGCAGAACCTATTGAAGGCTTAAGTCCAAATGAAGAGGAACATAGCACATACTTAGATGTTGAACCT atAACTGGATTCACTTTACAATTTGCACAACGGCTGCAGATCAATATACTAGTTAAGCCAGCAAAAAATATTGT agcattaaagggtctgaagcACAACTATTTGGTGCCTATACTTTGGCTTAATGAG ACTGCCACTATTGGTGATGAGAAGGCAGAAAAGTTCAGAAATCAAGTAACTGGAAAAATAAACCTCCTTGGCCTGGTAGAAATGATCTTAATGAGTGTTGGTGCAGTGATGTTTATTGCTTTTACAATATCATACTGTGCATGTAGACTGAAGAATgcaaaataa